The nucleotide window TTTACGGATCAGGTATGTGCCGAAGGTAGGGCCATAGGAGCCCGTAGTATAGGAAGGTACATCCAGCCTGGTGATTTTGCTGGTGTTTTTCCAGAAGAGCAGGCGGCTGGTCCAGGTCAGGTTACGGGTGGATACCGGCACACCGCTCACCGCTATTTCCACGCCTTTGTTCACCAGTTCTGCCGCATTGATTTTCTTGGTGGTAATACCGGTGGAAGAAGCCAGGGTGAGGTTCTGTATGAGGTCAGTCACACGCTTGCTGTAATAGGTGCCTTCAAAGTTGAGGCGGTTATTGAAGAAGCCTGCATCGATGCCCAGTTCCAATTCTCCGGCGCGTTCCGGTTTAAGATCCGGATTGCCCGCCACACCTGATACTTTGGAGCCGATCAGTCCTCCGTTGATGGCAGGCTGCAGGGAGCTGTAGGTATCGCCAAAGGAAGCCAGCCCGCCTGTCTGTCCATAAGCTGCTCTCAGCTTAAGTTGTGAGACGGTACGTGATTTCCAGAAACTGAATTTGCTCACATTCAACGCCACCGATGCTTTTGGAAATGCATAGTACTGATTCGCATCACCATTTAAGGTGGATTTGTCGAAACGTACGCCCAGCGTAGTGATCAGCTTATCATCGAAGTTTACTTCTTCCTGTGCTACAATACCGGCATCTTTTACCTGCTGATCATACTGCTGCAACAGCGACTGCACAGCTGCCTGAGATATATTCTGTTGTTTGGCCACCAGTCCCTGTCCGCGGTTAAGTGTGCTGTTGGATTTTGTTTCCAGAAAAACCGTTCCGGCCTGTGTGCTGAAATTGATTTTGCCAACAGTCTGCTGGTAGAGGAGGAATGCCTGGAGATTGGTGTTGATGGCGTTTTCCTGCCCCAACACAATATCGCCGGGATAAGCTTCGCTGCGTTGCGCCTGTAGATCATCGGGGAAGTATACTTTGGTTCGGCTGCTGAGATAATCCACACCGCCCTGTATGGCAGCAGACAGACTGCTGCGGGCGTTGCTGAAGAGTTGAATATTCAGTTTGCCAGACTGTATAAAGCGGTTCACGTTTGAATTGTTGATGGCCTTATCACGCAGTGCCAGTGGATTTTCAGATTCCGAATAGGGATTGTCCGGATAGTTGCCGGCAGCATCAGGGAATGGATTGAAATAGTTGGGTGTGTAACCGATAATATACCCCAGGCTTGCACCAGCGTTGTTTTCATTGCCGGTAAAACCTCTGTCGGTATTACTGTTGATATAGTTTGAATTGATGGAGAAACTGATACGCGAGCTCAGTTGATGATCGAGGTTAAGCCGTATGGATCTGCGGGAGAAGCCGGTATATTTGATGATACCATTTTCCTTTGACAGATTACCGGAAACATAAAACTTTGTTTTCTCTGTTCCGCCTGAGATGTTGAGGTGTGTATTCGTGAGCAGGGGTGTTTCGCCGTACAGGATCTTTTCATAGTTGAAAGGGCCGCCGTTAGCCAGTGCGTCGTGATAGCGCTGCAGTTCCTGTTCCTGCCTGGATGATGGGAAGAACTGACGGATTTTGTTTTCATCCCAGGGAGCGCTGTCCATGTAGTGTTGTATTTTGGCGAAGCCGATTTCCTGGCCGAGACTTACACGGGTGCGTCCTGCCTTTCCCTTTTTGGTGGTGATGATGATAACGCCGGCGTTGGCGCGGGTACCGTAGATAGCAGAGGCAGAAGCGCCTTTCAATACTTCTACGGTGGCAATATCATCGGGGTTGATGTCTGCCAGCCTGTTAGCGGCATCGTCTTCCTCTTTGCCGCCGGCGCCGGTGATGGTGGATCTTCCCGTGCGTATCACGCTGTTGTTGAGATACACGCCATCGATGATATAGAGGGGCTGGGAAGCGCCTTGTAGTGAGCTGATACCACGCAGCTGTATAGAGAGGCCGCCACCGGGTGCGCCACTGTTGCTTTTGATATCGGCGCCAGGAAGTTTGCCATAGAGGGTATTGTCAAGTGTTTGCGGAGTAGCAGTGCCGGTCAGCT belongs to Chitinophaga sp. HK235 and includes:
- a CDS encoding SusC/RagA family TonB-linked outer membrane protein is translated as MQMRKMLHFLCMLLLLSRAAEAQDNIVTGQVRSATDGALLPGVTITVKGKTTGAITDNQGAFRLLLPPGTQVLNFTAIGFLPQDIRVTDNRKLLVQLTENVKSLDAVVVSGLASATKRANLANAVTSISAKELTGTATPQTLDNTLYGKLPGADIKSNSGAPGGGLSIQLRGISSLQGASQPLYIIDGVYLNNSVIRTGRSTITGAGGKEEDDAANRLADINPDDIATVEVLKGASASAIYGTRANAGVIIITTKKGKAGRTRVSLGQEIGFAKIQHYMDSAPWDENKIRQFFPSSRQEQELQRYHDALANGGPFNYEKILYGETPLLTNTHLNISGGTEKTKFYVSGNLSKENGIIKYTGFSRRSIRLNLDHQLSSRISFSINSNYINSNTDRGFTGNENNAGASLGYIIGYTPNYFNPFPDAAGNYPDNPYSESENPLALRDKAINNSNVNRFIQSGKLNIQLFSNARSSLSAAIQGGVDYLSSRTKVYFPDDLQAQRSEAYPGDIVLGQENAINTNLQAFLLYQQTVGKINFSTQAGTVFLETKSNSTLNRGQGLVAKQQNISQAAVQSLLQQYDQQVKDAGIVAQEEVNFDDKLITTLGVRFDKSTLNGDANQYYAFPKASVALNVSKFSFWKSRTVSQLKLRAAYGQTGGLASFGDTYSSLQPAINGGLIGSKVSGVAGNPDLKPERAGELELGIDAGFFNNRLNFEGTYYSKRVTDLIQNLTLASSTGITTKKINAAELVNKGVEIAVSGVPVSTRNLTWTSRLLFWKNTSKITRLDVPSYTTGSYGPTFGTYLIRKGYSPTTIVGVPRTTEGEYTVYGNSQPDFQSSLYNDIQFLHNFNFSFLLHWKKGGDLLNITLYNTDNGGTTKDWNDDYNHNGIPNGKDRAGTGAGVYVQDAGYLRLREVSLSYTFPKPLISRAFRNAVDQVRIGVSATNLFTVTSYPGYDPEASNFGTQAINAGTDLFQYPSSKRILFNVKVDF